A region from the uncultured Macellibacteroides sp. genome encodes:
- a CDS encoding DNA-3-methyladenine glycosylase: protein MKLEHQFFEKEALELAPSLLGKVICRTLDNNRLLRCRITETEAYYGAEDLACHASKGRTSRTEVMFGEGGHVYVYLIYGMYWMLNIVSGHAESPQAVLIRGVEEASGPGRVGRYLELDKSFYGENLVSSSRIWLEDDGKAISYKTTPRIGINYAGEPWISNHWRFIVINNDKK, encoded by the coding sequence ATGAAGTTAGAGCATCAGTTTTTTGAAAAGGAGGCATTAGAATTGGCACCCTCTTTGTTGGGTAAGGTAATTTGCCGGACGTTGGATAACAACCGTTTGCTTCGTTGCAGGATTACTGAGACGGAAGCATATTATGGAGCTGAGGATTTAGCCTGTCATGCCAGTAAAGGACGTACCTCCCGCACCGAAGTAATGTTCGGAGAGGGAGGTCATGTATATGTATATCTTATTTATGGAATGTACTGGATGTTGAATATAGTAAGCGGTCATGCAGAGAGTCCGCAAGCGGTTCTGATTCGTGGCGTGGAAGAAGCTTCAGGTCCCGGAAGGGTGGGTAGGTATCTCGAACTTGACAAATCATTTTATGGAGAGAATCTGGTATCATCTTCCAGAATCTGGCTCGAAGATGATGGAAAGGCTATTTCCTATAAAACGACACCCAGGATAGGAATCAACTATGCCGGAGAACCGTGGATAAGTAATCATTGGCGGTTTATTGTTATAAATAATGACAAAAAGTGA
- the proC gene encoding pyrroline-5-carboxylate reductase: protein MKVTVIGVGNIGGAIARGLAKGTILKASDITCTDLVQENLDKMTQSNKDFVISTNNIEAVKEANIIIIAVKPWRVESVINEIKYSLKYDKQIIVSIAAGIPFDRLNEFLDKESNLEYGTPSVFRVIPNTAIEVCSSMTFVSSCNASDEQEDLIVNLFNELGSAMLIEEQLMTAGTALASSGIAFAMRYIRASTEGGVELGFYPNQAKEIVLKTVKGAVDLLIANQSNPETEIDKVTTPGGITIKGLNEMELSGFTSSVIRGLKASK, encoded by the coding sequence ATGAAAGTAACAGTTATTGGAGTTGGAAATATAGGAGGAGCCATTGCCCGCGGCTTAGCGAAAGGTACGATTCTTAAAGCATCCGACATTACCTGTACTGACCTGGTTCAGGAAAATCTGGATAAAATGACTCAATCTAACAAAGATTTTGTTATTTCCACTAATAATATTGAAGCTGTAAAAGAAGCCAATATAATTATTATTGCAGTAAAGCCATGGCGCGTTGAATCAGTAATCAACGAAATAAAATATTCGTTGAAATACGACAAACAGATCATCGTTTCCATAGCAGCAGGTATTCCTTTCGATCGTTTAAACGAATTTCTCGATAAAGAATCGAATCTTGAATATGGCACACCTTCTGTTTTTCGTGTAATTCCTAATACAGCTATCGAAGTGTGCAGTAGTATGACTTTTGTGTCTTCCTGTAATGCTTCCGACGAACAAGAAGACCTTATTGTAAACCTGTTCAATGAACTGGGAAGTGCCATGTTGATCGAAGAACAACTTATGACAGCAGGGACTGCCCTTGCTTCAAGTGGAATAGCATTCGCCATGCGTTACATCCGTGCTTCAACAGAAGGAGGAGTTGAACTTGGTTTCTATCCCAACCAGGCTAAAGAAATAGTTCTTAAAACCGTAAAAGGAGCTGTGGATCTTTTAATTGCGAATCAAAGTAATCCCGAAACAGAAATCGATAAAGTTACAACACCAGGCGGAATAACAATCAAGGGGCTTAACGAAATGGAATTATCCGGATTTACATCTTCTGTAATTCGCGGACTAAAAGCCAGTAAGTAA
- the ahpC gene encoding alkyl hydroperoxide reductase subunit C: MNPIINSQVPEFNVQAFQNGKFKSVSNNDVKGKWGIFFFYPADFTFVCPTELVDMADKYEKFQEMGVEVYSVSTDSHFVHKAWHDASETIRKIKYPMLADPTGVLSRSFGVMIEEEGMAYRGTFLVNPEGQIKIAEIHDNGIGRNADELLRKVEAAQFVATHDGEVCPAKWKKGDSTLKPSIDLVGKI, from the coding sequence ATGAATCCAATTATTAATTCTCAGGTTCCTGAATTCAATGTACAGGCATTTCAAAATGGCAAGTTTAAATCGGTATCGAACAATGATGTAAAAGGCAAGTGGGGTATCTTCTTTTTCTATCCTGCAGACTTTACGTTTGTATGTCCTACCGAACTGGTGGATATGGCCGATAAATATGAAAAGTTCCAAGAAATGGGCGTTGAGGTTTATTCTGTTAGCACAGATTCTCACTTTGTGCATAAGGCATGGCACGACGCTTCTGAAACGATTCGCAAAATTAAATACCCGATGTTGGCAGATCCGACAGGTGTGTTAAGTCGCTCATTCGGGGTGATGATTGAAGAAGAAGGTATGGCTTACCGTGGTACATTTCTTGTAAATCCCGAAGGACAAATTAAAATTGCAGAAATTCACGACAATGGCATTGGACGTAATGCAGACGAATTGCTTCGCAAAGTGGAAGCCGCCCAGTTCGTAGCTACACACGACGGCGAAGTTTGTCCTGCAAAGTGGAAGAAAGGTGATTCAACGCTAAAACCAAGCATCGATTTAGTGGGTAAAATCTAA
- the ahpF gene encoding alkyl hydroperoxide reductase subunit F, which yields MLDSTLKDQLKNIFAGLDATYTLAISVSGQHESRNELLEMMNDVADCSEKIVCEVYEGDGLEFAILKDGLKTGITFRGIPNGHEFTSFLLAILNLDGKGKNIPDESIRNRVKALKGPIKLTTYVSLSCTNCPDVVQALNVMATLNGQINHEMVDGGLNQKEVDALKIQGVPSVFADGKLIHVGLSDFGELLAKLEAEYGITEDNSEKPVKNYDLIVVGGGPAGSAAAIYSARKGLKVAMLAERIGGQVKETVGIENLISVPTTTGQELASNLMAHINDYPIDILEHRRVEKVVVDGKEKVLSVSGGEKFTAPALIVTTGASWRRLNVPGESDYIGRGVAFCPHCDGPFYKGKHVAVVGGGNSGIEAAIDLAGICSKVSIFEFHSELKADKILQEKAGSLPNVEIFLNSQTTEVVGNGSKVTGLLVKDRLTEKEHQIELDGIFVQIGLAPNSGIFKEVVETNLSGEIVIDSHCRTNIPGIYAAGDVSTVPFKQIIIAMGEGAKASLAAFEDRLHGVL from the coding sequence ATGTTAGACTCTACTTTAAAAGATCAGCTAAAAAATATTTTTGCAGGATTAGATGCGACATACACTCTTGCTATTTCTGTATCTGGCCAACATGAAAGCCGGAACGAGCTATTGGAAATGATGAATGATGTAGCCGACTGTTCAGAAAAAATTGTGTGTGAGGTTTACGAAGGCGATGGATTGGAATTTGCAATACTGAAAGACGGACTGAAGACCGGAATTACGTTTCGGGGCATACCAAACGGTCATGAATTTACATCTTTTTTACTTGCCATTTTGAATCTGGACGGTAAAGGCAAAAACATACCCGACGAAAGTATACGTAATAGGGTCAAAGCGTTGAAAGGTCCTATAAAACTGACTACCTATGTTTCACTTTCTTGCACAAATTGCCCAGATGTGGTGCAGGCATTAAATGTCATGGCGACTCTGAACGGGCAAATCAATCATGAAATGGTTGACGGTGGACTTAATCAGAAAGAAGTCGATGCATTAAAGATTCAGGGAGTACCTTCGGTATTTGCCGACGGTAAACTGATTCATGTGGGTCTCAGTGATTTTGGGGAATTGCTTGCTAAGCTTGAAGCTGAATATGGCATAACTGAGGATAACTCGGAAAAACCCGTAAAGAATTACGATCTGATAGTGGTAGGCGGAGGTCCTGCCGGGTCTGCAGCGGCTATTTATTCTGCCCGAAAAGGGTTAAAAGTTGCTATGCTGGCCGAAAGAATAGGTGGTCAGGTAAAAGAAACGGTTGGAATCGAAAACCTTATTTCTGTGCCCACAACTACCGGTCAGGAACTGGCTAGTAATCTAATGGCACACATTAACGATTACCCGATTGACATATTGGAGCACCGTCGGGTGGAAAAAGTGGTGGTAGATGGTAAAGAAAAGGTTCTTTCGGTATCCGGCGGTGAAAAGTTTACAGCTCCAGCACTGATAGTAACGACTGGTGCAAGCTGGCGAAGACTAAATGTTCCGGGTGAATCGGATTATATTGGCCGGGGTGTTGCGTTCTGTCCTCACTGCGATGGTCCGTTTTATAAAGGTAAACACGTAGCAGTAGTAGGTGGTGGTAATTCTGGTATCGAAGCTGCGATTGATCTGGCCGGTATATGTAGCAAAGTCTCCATATTTGAGTTCCACAGCGAACTGAAAGCGGATAAAATCTTACAAGAAAAAGCAGGCAGTTTGCCTAACGTTGAGATATTCCTCAATTCTCAGACTACCGAAGTAGTTGGCAACGGAAGCAAAGTAACAGGCCTGCTGGTGAAAGATCGTCTCACCGAAAAAGAACATCAGATTGAGCTGGATGGTATTTTTGTACAAATTGGTTTAGCCCCCAACAGTGGCATATTTAAGGAGGTTGTTGAAACGAACCTTTCCGGAGAGATTGTGATCGATTCGCACTGTCGGACAAATATACCGGGAATATATGCAGCGGGAGATGTATCTACCGTTCCGTTCAAACAGATTATCATTGCAATGGGCGAAGGAGCCAAAGCATCGCTTGCTGCTTTCGAAGACCGCTTACATGGGGTTCTTTAG
- a CDS encoding alpha/beta hydrolase family protein: MKLSGILIACMILGNVSTLFAQRGSVDESCTIESKIMKQTMHYAVYLPDGYNTSTRTYPVLYLLHGMSGNQTSWVQQGDVNRIASKTIASGAAPEMIIVMPDGRNDCYVNSYDNSVRYEDYFFQEFIPEVEKSFRVQKNLRAVAGLSMGGYGSLYYTFSHKDMFKACYAMSAAVYIPEKNGNRSDLEKKVMGPDDAEGTPPYFRSHCIQEMAKNIELKKNEWGGIDFPSLYIDCGDDDFLLLPNLQLVEILKNKNVPFEFRVHDGAHTWDYWRNALEDALVFVGKRFRE; encoded by the coding sequence ATGAAATTATCAGGGATTCTCATTGCATGCATGATACTGGGAAATGTATCAACACTATTTGCCCAACGTGGGTCTGTCGACGAAAGTTGTACAATTGAAAGCAAAATCATGAAACAAACCATGCATTATGCTGTTTATCTTCCTGACGGATACAATACATCAACTCGTACATATCCGGTCCTTTACTTGCTTCATGGTATGTCCGGCAATCAAACCAGCTGGGTGCAGCAAGGCGATGTAAACCGGATAGCCAGCAAAACGATAGCTAGCGGCGCAGCTCCGGAGATGATTATAGTTATGCCTGATGGTCGGAACGATTGTTACGTTAACAGTTACGACAATTCTGTACGTTACGAAGATTATTTTTTTCAGGAGTTTATTCCTGAAGTGGAAAAAAGTTTCCGCGTGCAGAAAAACTTACGGGCTGTTGCCGGTTTATCAATGGGTGGATATGGTTCTCTTTACTATACATTTTCTCATAAGGACATGTTCAAAGCTTGTTATGCGATGAGTGCGGCGGTTTATATACCTGAGAAGAATGGCAATCGAAGTGATTTGGAAAAGAAAGTGATGGGTCCGGATGATGCAGAAGGTACTCCTCCTTATTTCCGTTCGCATTGCATACAGGAAATGGCTAAAAACATAGAATTAAAGAAAAATGAGTGGGGAGGTATCGACTTTCCAAGTCTTTATATTGACTGCGGTGACGATGATTTCCTTTTATTACCCAATTTACAATTAGTTGAAATACTTAAAAACAAAAATGTTCCTTTTGAATTCCGCGTTCACGACGGTGCCCATACCTGGGACTACTGGCGCAATGCTTTAGAAGACGCGCTTGTCTTTGTTGGAAAAAGATTTAGAGAATAA
- a CDS encoding alpha/beta hydrolase family protein: protein MKKLHLVCIMLLLATTTFSQRGTVNDSYTIESKIMKQTMHYSVYFPEGYATSSRSYPVLYLLHGMFGSHTGWVQEGEVNQIASKLMACGAAPEMIIVMPEGRNDFYINNYDSSVRYEDYFFQEFMPEIEKNFPIDKASRAIAGLSMGGYGSLYYTFSRQDLFKACYAMSAAVLTFEKNGKRTDFDKNLWGPDDADGSPAYFRTHNLVEMGKKLEMKKNMRGTPEFPKIYIDCGDDDFLLLNNFQLVEVLKKKNIPFEFRVHDGAHTWDYWRNALEDALVFVGKAFRG from the coding sequence ATGAAAAAATTACATCTTGTCTGCATTATGCTTTTGTTGGCAACAACAACTTTCTCTCAGCGTGGAACAGTTAATGACAGTTACACCATTGAAAGCAAAATCATGAAACAGACCATGCATTATTCTGTCTATTTTCCTGAAGGTTATGCAACGTCCTCTCGTTCTTATCCCGTTCTTTATCTGCTTCACGGCATGTTCGGAAGCCATACCGGTTGGGTGCAGGAAGGAGAAGTAAACCAAATTGCAAGCAAATTGATGGCTTGTGGAGCAGCTCCGGAAATGATTATAGTAATGCCCGAAGGACGAAACGATTTTTACATCAATAACTACGACAGTTCTGTGCGTTACGAAGATTATTTCTTTCAGGAGTTTATGCCTGAAATAGAAAAGAATTTCCCAATAGATAAAGCCTCCCGTGCAATAGCTGGTTTATCAATGGGTGGCTACGGATCTTTATACTACACATTCTCTCGTCAGGATTTGTTCAAGGCGTGTTATGCAATGAGCGCAGCTGTGCTTACATTCGAGAAAAACGGAAAAAGAACTGACTTCGATAAGAATCTATGGGGACCGGACGATGCAGACGGCTCTCCTGCTTATTTTCGCACTCACAATTTAGTCGAAATGGGTAAAAAGCTTGAAATGAAAAAGAATATGCGGGGTACACCCGAATTTCCTAAAATATATATTGACTGTGGTGATGATGATTTTCTTTTGTTGAACAACTTTCAACTGGTTGAAGTTCTCAAAAAGAAAAATATCCCCTTTGAATTCCGCGTTCACGACGGTGCTCATACCTGGGACTACTGGCGCAATGCTTTAGAAGATGCCCTTGTCTTTGTTGGAAAAGCGTTCAGAGGTTAA
- a CDS encoding arylsulfatase: MKKNLFSLLQIGTTLMAPAAALFAQQTERPNVIFILADDIGYGDLSCYGEKTIHTPNVDKLASQGIRFTDAHAVAATSTPSRYSLLTGQYAWRRNDTGIATGDAGMIIRPEQTTVADMFKTAGYYTGAVGKWHLGLGDKAGTQDWNGFITPGLKDIGFDYSYIMAATGDRVPCVFVENQRVVNLDPNDPIQVSYVQPFPGEPLGKDHPEMLTVLKPSVNHGHDQAIVNGVSRIGYMKGGKQALWKDENIADSITSKAVQFIENNRDKPFFLYFATNDAHVPRVPHPRFAGKSGMGARGDALLQFDWSVGEILKTLEKLGLSENTLIVLTSDNGPVVDDGYQDRAVELLGNHRPWGDFRGGKYSNFEAGTRIPFVVSWPSKVKSSVSTALVSQVDLFASLAALTETPIQEGVAPDSRNYLTTLLGKTKIGREYVIEQAGSLSVSNSEWKYIAPGNGPAYNKLTNTELGNSKEPQLYNLKKDRGEKVNQVARYPEKVKSLQLILDKEKAKQ, encoded by the coding sequence ATGAAGAAAAACTTATTCAGCCTGTTGCAAATAGGTACCACACTTATGGCTCCTGCAGCTGCATTGTTTGCGCAGCAAACGGAACGTCCCAATGTTATTTTTATCTTGGCTGATGATATTGGCTATGGTGATTTGAGTTGTTATGGAGAGAAAACGATTCATACGCCTAATGTGGATAAATTAGCTTCTCAAGGAATTCGATTTACCGATGCGCATGCAGTGGCGGCAACAAGCACTCCTTCGCGTTATTCACTCCTTACGGGTCAATATGCCTGGCGACGCAATGACACGGGTATTGCCACGGGTGATGCGGGCATGATTATTCGTCCGGAACAAACCACTGTTGCAGACATGTTTAAAACGGCCGGTTATTATACTGGTGCTGTTGGCAAGTGGCATCTCGGTTTGGGTGATAAAGCCGGAACACAGGACTGGAATGGATTTATAACTCCAGGTTTAAAAGATATCGGTTTTGATTATTCCTATATTATGGCGGCTACGGGCGACCGGGTTCCTTGTGTTTTTGTTGAAAATCAGCGGGTGGTAAATCTTGATCCCAACGATCCAATTCAGGTTAGTTACGTGCAACCTTTTCCGGGTGAGCCGCTGGGGAAAGACCATCCTGAAATGCTGACTGTTTTAAAGCCAAGTGTGAATCACGGTCACGATCAGGCCATTGTTAATGGGGTATCGCGTATCGGATATATGAAAGGTGGAAAGCAGGCCCTTTGGAAAGATGAAAATATTGCCGATAGCATTACTTCCAAGGCAGTTCAGTTTATCGAAAACAATAGAGATAAACCATTCTTTCTTTATTTTGCCACGAATGACGCACACGTACCTCGCGTTCCACATCCTCGTTTCGCTGGAAAGAGTGGTATGGGAGCCAGAGGCGATGCTTTGTTACAATTTGACTGGAGCGTAGGCGAGATTCTGAAAACTCTTGAAAAGCTTGGACTCTCAGAAAATACGCTTATTGTCTTAACCAGCGACAATGGTCCGGTTGTAGACGATGGTTATCAGGACAGGGCTGTCGAATTATTAGGAAATCATAGGCCCTGGGGTGACTTTCGTGGAGGTAAGTATAGTAATTTCGAAGCGGGGACAAGGATTCCTTTTGTTGTAAGCTGGCCTTCGAAAGTTAAATCAAGCGTATCAACCGCATTAGTTTCTCAGGTTGATTTGTTTGCTTCGCTTGCCGCTTTGACAGAAACACCAATACAAGAAGGAGTAGCTCCGGATAGCCGTAATTATCTTACTACGCTGTTGGGCAAGACAAAAATAGGGCGGGAGTATGTTATCGAGCAAGCTGGTTCGTTATCGGTATCAAATAGCGAGTGGAAATACATTGCTCCGGGTAATGGTCCGGCGTATAATAAACTTACCAATACGGAACTTGGAAACAGCAAAGAACCACAGCTTTATAATCTAAAGAAAGACCGTGGAGAGAAAGTAAACCAGGTAGCCAGATATCCTGAAAAAGTAAAAAGCCTGCAACTAATTCTTGATAAAGAGAAAGCAAAGCAATAG
- a CDS encoding DUF5107 domain-containing protein: MKNTIMPLLAVVLYLFPAGGEAQNPSSIKEIVRTMNTYPFSDPDPVPMPENLYYPYFRFDGYADKSIQKEWKVVEMENDYIKLTLFPEIGGKIWGAVEKTTNKEFIYYNHVVKFRDIAMRGAWTSGGIEFNYGIIGHAPTTSCPVDYQLRTNEDGSVSCFISAIELITRTSWAVEVNLPKDKAYFTTRMIWYNGSSIDQPYYQWTNAGFKAAGNLEFCYPGQHYIGHGGDVHSFPKDELGREISWYEKNNFGGAKSYHVLGKYNDFYGAYWHDDNFGSVHYAPYDDKLGMKIFLWGLSRSGAIWEDLLTDSDGQYVELQSGRMFNQPTTNSSYSPYKHFAFLPQLTDSWEEYWFPVKGTDGISKVSPLGTLSVIRKDGKAELAFCPLQKILSPITVYAGDSILYKESFDLEVFETWKKSVILKDTTLNLKVVIGNDELVWSDAPGDNNLNRPTKLPENFDWNSVYGKYVNGEQLMNQKMYTKAEKMFSDCLKQDPYYLPALIKMASLCYRTSRYNDGLSFARQSLSMDTYNGEANYLYGLINKKIGNLTDAKDGFSIASYSQGYKTSAYSMLAQCFLYEKNWQKAIHYASRSLESNPKNFDAIQSLLVAYRYSGNNVEVKKLIASVEKELPLNHFIRYEACLQSKDPDRLKIFSSMIRSELPFETYQEIAGWYEAINCTEEALHLFSLASDHPIALYRSALILHQLGKEADAKEMLKKAEQLSPDFVFPFRPEELNALEWAVSKTNSWKSRYYTAMLYWSQGNKDQALNLLNECNESSYVPLYLCRAMLKSGQDKLADIQKAEQLEQSWRTGLALINYYLESRDKENAEKVAQRCFIKFPENYVIGLKYAKSLCVNAKYVECIAVLKRLKVLPNEGAYEGRVIYREANLYQAIDFLKKKQYSKAIRFVENSKIWIENLGVGKPYDSDIDECLENFILASVYFKQGNPKQAEIFYKKVIEKASFYSGSFNLNELMIALSLCKTGDVDRADRMVEEWNKQQPNEKVVQWSTAIYKGDVEKARKLLDEIDNVNDNDFTIIVHLLQ, encoded by the coding sequence ATGAAAAATACTATTATGCCATTGTTGGCCGTCGTGCTATATTTATTTCCTGCCGGAGGGGAAGCTCAGAATCCATCTTCAATTAAGGAAATTGTTCGAACAATGAATACCTATCCGTTTTCGGACCCAGATCCTGTGCCTATGCCGGAGAATCTCTATTATCCGTATTTTCGTTTTGATGGATATGCCGATAAATCAATTCAGAAAGAATGGAAAGTGGTAGAGATGGAGAACGATTATATTAAGCTTACCCTATTTCCTGAGATAGGAGGGAAAATATGGGGAGCCGTTGAGAAAACAACTAATAAGGAATTTATTTATTATAATCACGTTGTCAAATTTCGCGATATTGCCATGCGAGGTGCCTGGACATCTGGTGGAATAGAATTTAATTATGGAATAATTGGTCATGCTCCAACAACGAGCTGTCCGGTGGATTATCAGTTGAGAACAAATGAGGATGGCAGTGTTAGTTGTTTTATTAGCGCAATCGAATTGATTACACGTACCAGTTGGGCTGTTGAAGTAAATTTACCAAAAGATAAAGCATATTTTACCACGCGTATGATTTGGTATAATGGTTCTTCTATAGACCAACCTTATTATCAGTGGACAAATGCAGGATTTAAAGCTGCCGGAAATCTTGAGTTTTGTTATCCGGGACAGCATTATATAGGTCATGGAGGAGATGTTCATTCCTTTCCGAAGGATGAGCTTGGCCGGGAAATTTCATGGTATGAAAAGAATAATTTCGGAGGGGCTAAGTCTTATCACGTATTAGGTAAATATAATGATTTCTACGGAGCTTACTGGCATGATGATAATTTCGGTTCCGTTCATTATGCTCCTTATGATGATAAACTGGGTATGAAAATATTTTTGTGGGGCTTGTCCCGTTCGGGCGCAATTTGGGAAGACTTGCTCACTGATTCCGATGGACAATATGTTGAGTTACAATCGGGTCGCATGTTTAACCAGCCGACTACAAACAGTTCTTATTCTCCTTATAAGCATTTTGCCTTTTTGCCTCAGCTAACAGACAGTTGGGAGGAATATTGGTTTCCAGTAAAGGGTACGGATGGTATTTCCAAGGTAAGTCCATTAGGAACATTGAGTGTAATTCGTAAGGATGGAAAAGCGGAACTGGCTTTTTGTCCCTTGCAAAAGATTCTATCTCCGATAACTGTTTATGCCGGAGATAGTATACTTTATAAGGAATCGTTTGACCTGGAGGTATTTGAAACATGGAAAAAGTCTGTAATCTTGAAAGATACTACTTTAAACCTGAAAGTGGTAATTGGAAACGATGAATTGGTTTGGTCTGACGCTCCGGGAGACAACAACCTGAATCGTCCTACCAAGTTGCCGGAAAATTTCGATTGGAATTCGGTATATGGAAAGTATGTAAATGGAGAACAGCTGATGAATCAGAAGATGTATACTAAAGCTGAAAAGATGTTCAGCGATTGTCTGAAGCAAGATCCATATTATCTGCCGGCATTGATTAAAATGGCATCTCTTTGTTATCGGACGTCCAGATATAACGACGGTCTCTCTTTTGCCAGGCAATCTCTTAGTATGGATACCTATAATGGTGAGGCTAATTATTTGTATGGGCTGATTAATAAAAAAATAGGTAATCTGACGGATGCTAAAGATGGTTTTTCTATTGCTTCTTATTCACAAGGTTATAAAACTTCGGCTTATAGTATGCTGGCTCAATGTTTCTTGTATGAAAAAAATTGGCAAAAAGCTATTCATTATGCCTCCAGGAGTCTGGAAAGTAATCCCAAGAACTTTGATGCAATCCAATCCTTATTGGTGGCCTATCGGTATAGTGGGAACAATGTAGAAGTTAAAAAACTGATAGCCTCGGTTGAGAAAGAGTTGCCGCTAAACCATTTTATACGTTACGAAGCTTGTTTGCAGAGTAAAGACCCGGATCGTCTGAAAATTTTCTCTTCTATGATACGAAGTGAATTGCCTTTTGAAACTTATCAGGAAATTGCCGGATGGTATGAAGCTATAAATTGTACTGAAGAAGCTCTTCATCTATTTAGTCTGGCATCCGATCACCCTATTGCATTGTATCGTTCAGCTTTAATATTGCATCAGTTGGGAAAAGAGGCTGACGCAAAAGAAATGCTCAAAAAAGCTGAGCAGTTGTCGCCGGACTTTGTATTTCCTTTTCGCCCTGAAGAGCTTAATGCTTTGGAATGGGCGGTTTCAAAAACGAATTCATGGAAGAGCCGTTACTATACCGCTATGCTTTACTGGAGTCAGGGAAATAAGGATCAAGCATTGAATTTATTAAATGAATGCAATGAGTCTTCATACGTTCCTTTGTATCTCTGCCGCGCCATGCTAAAATCCGGACAGGATAAGCTGGCAGATATTCAGAAAGCAGAGCAATTGGAGCAATCTTGGAGAACTGGACTTGCTTTAATAAATTATTACCTTGAATCGAGAGATAAAGAAAATGCCGAAAAGGTAGCCCAACGTTGTTTTATAAAGTTTCCTGAAAATTATGTAATTGGGCTAAAATACGCTAAATCGTTATGTGTTAATGCGAAGTATGTTGAATGTATTGCTGTTTTGAAACGACTTAAAGTATTACCAAATGAAGGAGCTTACGAAGGTCGGGTTATTTATCGGGAGGCTAACTTATATCAGGCAATAGATTTTCTAAAGAAAAAACAATATTCTAAAGCGATTCGTTTCGTTGAGAATTCTAAAATATGGATCGAAAACCTAGGTGTCGGTAAACCATATGACAGCGATATCGATGAATGTCTGGAGAATTTTATTCTTGCATCTGTTTATTTCAAGCAAGGAAACCCAAAACAGGCGGAAATTTTTTACAAGAAAGTAATTGAAAAAGCGAGCTTTTATAGTGGATCGTTTAATTTAAACGAATTGATGATCGCATTATCTCTTTGCAAAACCGGAGATGTTGATCGGGCAGATCGTATGGTTGAAGAATGGAATAAACAACAACCTAATGAAAAAGTAGTTCAATGGAGTACAGCTATATACAAGGGCGATGTTGAGAAAGCCCGAAAATTACTTGATGAAATAGATAACGTTAATGATAATGATTTTACTATTATTGTGCATCTGCTTCAGTGA